The Niastella koreensis GR20-10 genome includes a window with the following:
- a CDS encoding non-ribosomal peptide synthetase: protein MKNVKEIIKSLRASDIRLSLNNNELVIEAGSADVSEELLAAIQVNKEALLTYLRKNSNGRPVHSIKPVEKQDSYPLSSSQRRLWILNQLTPGSIEYNIPGAWLFEGQLNEEAFAAAFKEIVNRHESLRTVFKDNGSGEARQFICDVNEPGFAILNRKDLRNNYKRTIAAIVQEDLRLSFDLSTGPLVKGYLYQLEDNKWVFAYVLHHIITDGWSMGILIHELLSVYNALSTASSIPLSPLHLQYRDYAVWQQEQLQHESMIPHKQYWLKQMEELPVLQLPADRERPAVKTNEGGIVSKKIEKELAQGIRQLAQEQRATLFMGLMTVVNILLHRYSAQDDIVVGTPIAGRTQAELEGQIGLFLNTLPIRARFKGENDFKTVLQIIRTTILEAQTHQAYPLDELLNALPVKRETGRSAFFDVLVDFHENSPSKNAPSLPNLQISGYEAGEHTVSKFDLTFMFAASGEDLNLSIEYNKDLYEKETIERLHTHFSMLLTSIIAAPEGPVNKHSYIPSDEMARLLKTGAEAPAFTSVLSLFQKQVAGGPGKTALIFGDTSLTFSELDELSTRLAHYLKEECSLKSNNLVGILLDRSENLIIAMLGVLKAGAAYVPVDTAYPPARQEQIIRDAGMKVMITQTAYAFDLSYYEGTVFAMDVQLNMLQQPPVPLATNTSPEDTAYVIFTSGSTGKPKGCSISHGNLSNYIQWCCQYYFTNAAHGNFGLYTSLSFDLTVTGIFCTLVRGNTLYIYAQEAELSEIFQHSFAADSGINCIKLTPSHINYLQNLELGSTTMVSAIVGGEELLPKHVDILKKINPAIRIFNEYGPTEATVGCMIEEVDPNSSITIGKPIDGAAIYILDEQLGVCGTGIPGEICVGGAGVCKGYLGQSEMTAEKFVQNPYKNGDRLYRTGDTGRRLNDGRIVYTGRKDDQVKIRGYRVELGDVEAALTGCPGVTAAAVIARPDKEGLLELIAYVAGKHELTADAVRHYINKVLPAYIVPSHVELLSEMPLTAHGKVDRKALPEPAIRNLEMNTRTDGALTSTEERLITLWSDVLSMDRERITARSDFFERGGHSLRIARLATMIYKEFEVKIELRTLFTVSILEEQAKLIAESKKMAFDEILPVENRHNYDLSSSQRRLWILSKLTGGNAAYTIPGAYVFDGEVNYDILNQSFRALIRRHESLRTIFKEEENGVPKQFVLSPDEAAFNINYTDLIQEKDPENRVKDLLQQSFTTTFDLSTGPLISVNLYRVAKNKWIFTYVIHHIISDDLSTGILIKELMTIYNAFLKGAADPLPPLRIQYKDYAAWQQQQLKNDQATLHKNYWKLCFEGELPVLALPGDNPRPPVKTYTGGIVRKWLSPSIGKAIKSLTLQQDATLFMGLLAAVNALLYRYTGQEDIVLGSSIASRQHPDLENQIGFYVNTLALRTRFNGENSFEDLLENVKQVTLGAYEHQSYPFDELVEQLNLQRDISRHPLFEVMVVLQRNGSGSSATGGGMGDFNVSRYDGYQYVTSKFDMTFFFTESGGNNLHVSLIYNNTIYKESTADRMLQHFEQLLNAIVEKPATPVCTLNLLSATESEQLLTGFTTSAVDYPKQRTVVGLFREQARKTPENIALIFGSAQLTYCELDERSDRIAAYLRANYHIDVNSRVGMMLDRSEKMIVALLAILKAGAAYVPVDPDYPVARKKFMLADSEANILITESQYLLDLDYYTGNVFAIDIQADETVGFDLDPQQLHRPDSVAYVIYTSGSTGQPKGVMISHRSLVDYVYGFTERTNVKDCATFGLMSTLAADLGNTVIYSSLLLGGCLHIFSASAVMSPEIMAATALDCIKIVPSHWKALQEENRSFIPCKTLVFGGEPLTHDVLDKLKQSGAACEVYNHYGPTETTIGKLLNRISLDECNEKIALGTPFGNTRVYIVDAHGELAAMGIPGEICISGDGLALGYLNRPELTNEKFIEAPFKKGEQIYKTGDLGRWLANGKIEFIGRKDGQIKIRGFRVEIGEIENALLTHPAVKSVAVVDRLYDKSKVLIAYVSGHHLPGVAELQSYLGNILPSYMVPGHFIFLSQLPLTANGKIDRKSLPDPEEWQFAKDQSYIGARNGIEAALIKAFELVLKKNNVGINDSFFALGGDSIKAIQIIAQLKKMGYGLSIQDILLIPVIEQLAGFVKLSVRSINQETVTGLVPLSPIQNEFLESTIENKAHYNQSVLLVSKHRLHEEALKAVFDKIIQHHDALRMVFIQTAEGWKQENKGEAPGCAFKIVEWENETEFAAHCDRMHASFDLENGPLFKICLFRAADGDRLLLVAHHLIIDGVSWRVILEDVSTLYDQYVAGEAFSLPEKSNSFKDWMEKQLDYAHSNNWQEEESYWNIADAVKLQPLAKDFSEGSNLSKDTVVSTVQLSEEQTDRLLTKSYKAYKTDINDVLLTALSISIHDMFNIDKVVVRLEGHGREYIGEEMDISRTIGWFTTHYPVVLDVKDGNTLRQLLEVKEYLHRVPGKGIGYGILKYLAGKKYTISPEISFNYLGGFGSGGSSDKAGNGAAPLFKLSGNYKGREIQEDSVRDMLLNVNCIVVDGKMRLSIAYSQHQFKQSTIDAVLASFRLHLENLIEILSKEDKTHFTPVDFTYKGLKLDQLEELDKL from the coding sequence ATGAAAAATGTTAAGGAAATAATTAAAAGCCTTAGAGCATCCGATATACGTTTATCCCTGAACAATAACGAACTGGTAATCGAAGCGGGATCAGCTGATGTTAGCGAAGAGCTGCTTGCAGCCATACAGGTAAATAAGGAAGCGCTTTTGACCTATCTTCGAAAGAACAGCAATGGCAGACCTGTACATTCAATAAAACCGGTTGAAAAACAGGATAGCTATCCATTATCATCCTCACAGCGCAGGCTCTGGATCTTAAATCAACTCACCCCCGGCAGTATAGAGTATAATATACCAGGCGCCTGGTTATTTGAAGGCCAGCTTAACGAAGAAGCCTTTGCAGCGGCATTCAAAGAAATCGTAAACCGTCATGAAAGCCTGCGCACTGTTTTTAAAGACAATGGGTCCGGCGAGGCAAGGCAGTTCATTTGTGACGTAAACGAACCAGGTTTTGCGATCCTGAACAGGAAAGATCTTCGTAACAACTATAAGCGAACGATAGCTGCCATCGTGCAGGAAGACCTTAGATTATCTTTTGATTTAAGTACCGGTCCACTGGTAAAAGGTTATCTATATCAGCTGGAGGATAATAAATGGGTTTTTGCCTATGTATTACACCATATAATCACCGATGGCTGGTCAATGGGTATACTCATTCACGAACTGCTTTCGGTATATAATGCGCTGTCAACAGCATCTTCGATACCATTATCACCCCTGCATTTGCAATACAGGGATTACGCGGTGTGGCAGCAGGAGCAGCTTCAGCATGAATCAATGATACCTCATAAACAATACTGGTTAAAACAAATGGAAGAGTTACCGGTATTACAATTGCCTGCCGACAGGGAGCGCCCTGCCGTAAAGACAAATGAAGGTGGCATTGTAAGCAAAAAGATAGAAAAGGAATTGGCGCAAGGTATCAGGCAATTGGCGCAGGAGCAGCGTGCCACCCTGTTCATGGGACTGATGACAGTTGTAAACATCCTGCTTCACCGCTATTCCGCGCAGGATGATATTGTTGTAGGGACCCCCATAGCCGGCAGAACACAGGCTGAACTGGAGGGACAGATAGGTCTCTTCCTGAACACACTGCCAATCAGAGCACGATTTAAAGGAGAGAACGATTTTAAAACGGTACTGCAAATTATTCGTACAACCATCCTTGAAGCGCAAACGCACCAGGCTTATCCGCTGGATGAACTTTTAAATGCCCTGCCCGTTAAACGGGAAACAGGCAGAAGCGCTTTCTTCGATGTATTGGTTGACTTTCACGAAAATTCACCATCGAAAAATGCGCCATCGCTGCCCAACCTGCAGATCAGCGGTTATGAAGCAGGCGAACATACAGTGAGTAAGTTTGACCTTACTTTTATGTTCGCGGCATCGGGCGAAGACCTCAATTTATCAATAGAGTACAACAAAGACCTTTACGAAAAAGAAACGATAGAGCGGTTACATACGCATTTCAGTATGCTGCTTACATCAATAATTGCTGCACCGGAAGGGCCGGTAAATAAACATTCCTATATACCTTCCGATGAAATGGCCCGGCTGCTGAAAACAGGCGCAGAAGCACCGGCCTTCACTTCGGTATTGTCGTTGTTTCAAAAACAGGTAGCCGGCGGGCCCGGTAAAACGGCCCTGATCTTTGGCGATACTTCGCTCACCTTTAGCGAGCTCGATGAACTATCCACCAGGCTGGCCCATTATTTAAAAGAAGAATGTTCATTGAAAAGCAACAACCTGGTTGGCATCTTACTCGACAGGTCTGAAAATTTGATAATAGCCATGCTGGGTGTGTTAAAAGCGGGTGCAGCGTATGTACCGGTAGATACTGCATACCCGCCTGCAAGGCAGGAGCAGATCATTCGGGATGCAGGCATGAAAGTGATGATCACCCAAACTGCCTATGCATTTGATCTGTCATACTATGAAGGCACTGTATTTGCCATGGATGTGCAGCTCAACATGCTGCAGCAACCGCCCGTTCCATTGGCAACAAATACAAGTCCCGAAGATACGGCGTATGTGATCTTTACTTCAGGTTCTACCGGTAAGCCCAAGGGCTGTAGCATTTCGCACGGGAATCTGTCAAATTATATTCAGTGGTGCTGTCAGTATTATTTTACCAATGCAGCCCATGGAAATTTCGGTTTGTATACCTCGTTGTCGTTCGACCTTACGGTCACGGGTATTTTCTGTACGCTCGTTCGCGGCAATACCCTTTACATCTACGCACAGGAAGCTGAACTTTCCGAAATATTCCAACACAGCTTTGCTGCAGACAGCGGTATAAACTGTATTAAACTAACGCCCTCGCATATCAATTATCTGCAGAACCTGGAACTTGGTTCTACCACCATGGTCAGCGCCATTGTAGGCGGGGAAGAATTATTGCCAAAACATGTTGATATTTTGAAAAAGATCAACCCGGCTATAAGGATCTTTAACGAGTATGGTCCTACTGAAGCTACGGTTGGTTGTATGATTGAAGAAGTGGACCCCAATAGTTCAATTACGATTGGAAAACCCATTGATGGCGCAGCTATTTACATCCTCGATGAACAGTTGGGGGTTTGCGGTACTGGCATACCGGGTGAGATCTGCGTTGGCGGGGCAGGTGTGTGTAAGGGGTATCTCGGTCAGTCCGAAATGACTGCAGAAAAGTTTGTTCAGAATCCTTATAAAAACGGAGATCGGCTTTACAGGACCGGTGACACCGGCCGAAGGCTGAATGATGGCCGCATAGTATACACCGGCCGAAAAGACGATCAGGTGAAAATACGTGGTTACAGGGTGGAATTGGGTGATGTGGAGGCGGCGCTGACAGGCTGCCCGGGTGTTACTGCTGCTGCCGTTATTGCCAGGCCGGATAAAGAAGGTTTGCTGGAACTGATCGCTTACGTTGCAGGGAAGCATGAACTTACGGCAGATGCGGTTCGCCATTATATAAATAAAGTGTTGCCGGCTTATATAGTTCCGTCCCATGTTGAACTGCTTTCTGAAATGCCCCTCACTGCACATGGTAAAGTAGACCGTAAAGCGCTGCCCGAACCTGCTATACGAAACCTGGAAATGAATACCCGCACCGATGGTGCTTTAACCAGCACGGAAGAAAGACTGATAACATTATGGAGCGATGTACTTTCTATGGACCGGGAACGAATTACCGCCAGGAGCGATTTCTTCGAGAGGGGCGGGCACAGTCTTAGAATTGCCCGGCTGGCAACCATGATATATAAGGAATTCGAAGTAAAGATAGAGCTTCGTACATTGTTTACTGTTTCCATTCTGGAAGAACAGGCTAAACTGATTGCCGAGTCAAAGAAAATGGCATTTGACGAGATCCTGCCTGTAGAGAACAGACATAACTATGACTTGTCCTCCTCTCAGCGAAGGTTATGGATCCTGAGTAAACTGACGGGTGGAAATGCCGCCTATACCATTCCGGGCGCTTATGTGTTCGATGGCGAAGTTAACTATGACATATTGAACCAATCGTTCAGGGCCCTGATCCGGCGGCACGAATCGCTGCGTACAATTTTTAAGGAAGAGGAGAACGGCGTTCCAAAACAATTTGTGCTATCGCCCGATGAAGCGGCATTTAATATTAACTACACCGATCTTATACAGGAAAAGGACCCCGAAAACCGGGTAAAAGACCTGCTTCAGCAAAGTTTTACAACAACCTTCGATCTGAGCACCGGCCCGCTCATTAGTGTGAACCTGTACCGGGTTGCCAAAAACAAATGGATCTTTACCTACGTCATACATCATATTATCAGTGACGACCTGTCGACCGGTATTTTGATAAAAGAATTGATGACCATTTACAATGCATTCCTGAAAGGGGCCGCCGACCCGTTACCGCCACTGAGGATACAATACAAAGATTATGCGGCATGGCAGCAGCAGCAATTAAAGAACGACCAGGCAACCCTTCATAAGAATTACTGGAAACTCTGCTTTGAAGGCGAATTGCCGGTGCTGGCCTTACCCGGTGATAATCCCCGCCCGCCTGTAAAAACGTACACCGGGGGTATAGTAAGGAAATGGCTGTCACCTTCCATAGGAAAAGCAATTAAATCGTTAACCCTTCAGCAGGACGCCACCCTGTTCATGGGCCTGCTGGCAGCGGTAAATGCCCTGTTGTACCGGTACACAGGCCAGGAAGATATTGTGTTGGGCAGTTCTATTGCCAGCAGGCAGCACCCCGACCTCGAAAATCAGATAGGATTTTATGTCAATACGCTTGCATTGCGAACCCGGTTTAATGGGGAGAACAGTTTTGAAGACCTGTTGGAGAATGTAAAACAGGTAACGCTCGGCGCATACGAACATCAGTCGTACCCATTTGACGAACTGGTAGAACAATTGAACCTTCAACGCGATATCAGCCGGCACCCGCTGTTCGAAGTAATGGTGGTGTTGCAGCGCAATGGCAGCGGAAGTTCAGCAACAGGCGGGGGCATGGGTGATTTTAATGTCAGCCGGTACGATGGCTACCAGTACGTAACCAGCAAGTTCGATATGACTTTCTTCTTTACCGAGAGTGGTGGCAACAACCTGCATGTAAGCCTCATTTACAACAATACCATTTATAAAGAAAGCACGGCAGACCGCATGCTGCAGCATTTTGAACAGTTGTTAAACGCCATCGTGGAAAAACCGGCCACCCCGGTTTGTACACTCAACCTGTTGTCTGCAACGGAAAGCGAACAATTGCTTACCGGGTTTACTACATCGGCAGTTGATTATCCAAAACAAAGAACAGTTGTTGGTCTCTTTAGGGAGCAGGCGCGCAAAACACCTGAAAATATTGCGTTAATTTTTGGGTCTGCGCAACTTACTTATTGTGAACTGGACGAACGGTCAGATCGTATTGCCGCCTACCTGCGCGCCAATTACCATATCGATGTCAATTCCAGGGTAGGTATGATGCTCGACCGGTCAGAGAAAATGATCGTAGCACTACTCGCTATTCTGAAAGCCGGGGCCGCTTATGTGCCTGTAGACCCCGACTATCCGGTGGCCAGAAAAAAGTTTATGCTGGCAGACAGCGAAGCAAATATTCTCATCACAGAATCACAATACCTGCTGGATCTCGATTACTATACAGGAAATGTTTTTGCGATCGACATACAAGCAGACGAAACGGTTGGTTTCGATTTAGATCCACAACAATTGCACCGGCCCGATTCCGTTGCTTATGTTATTTATACATCCGGAAGTACCGGACAGCCTAAAGGAGTAATGATCAGTCACCGTTCGCTTGTAGATTATGTTTATGGGTTTACAGAGCGAACGAATGTTAAAGATTGCGCCACATTCGGATTGATGTCAACGCTTGCCGCCGATCTGGGAAATACGGTTATATACAGTTCGCTCCTGTTAGGTGGTTGTCTGCATATATTTTCGGCATCGGCTGTAATGAGCCCCGAAATAATGGCTGCCACCGCATTGGATTGTATAAAGATCGTTCCCTCACACTGGAAAGCGTTACAGGAAGAAAACAGGTCGTTTATCCCTTGCAAAACACTTGTTTTTGGTGGAGAACCGTTAACGCACGACGTACTAGACAAACTAAAGCAAAGTGGGGCCGCCTGTGAAGTGTATAACCATTACGGGCCTACCGAAACAACCATTGGCAAGCTGTTGAACCGGATATCACTGGATGAATGCAATGAAAAGATCGCCCTGGGAACACCTTTTGGCAATACAAGGGTTTATATTGTTGACGCACACGGCGAACTCGCTGCCATGGGTATACCGGGCGAGATCTGTATAAGTGGCGACGGGCTGGCCTTAGGTTACCTGAACAGGCCTGAACTGACCAATGAAAAATTTATTGAAGCGCCTTTCAAAAAAGGAGAGCAGATCTATAAGACCGGCGATCTTGGCAGATGGCTTGCCAATGGTAAAATTGAGTTTATCGGAAGAAAGGACGGCCAGATAAAGATCCGGGGCTTCCGGGTTGAAATTGGTGAAATCGAAAATGCACTGCTCACGCATCCCGCTGTAAAAAGCGTTGCCGTAGTTGACAGGTTGTACGATAAAAGTAAAGTATTGATTGCCTATGTGTCGGGGCATCACCTTCCCGGGGTAGCTGAACTTCAATCGTACCTGGGTAACATACTTCCTTCGTATATGGTGCCCGGGCATTTTATATTCCTCAGTCAACTTCCATTAACGGCCAACGGAAAAATCGACAGAAAGTCGCTGCCCGACCCTGAAGAATGGCAGTTTGCAAAAGACCAGTCATATATCGGTGCACGCAATGGAATAGAAGCCGCCCTTATAAAAGCCTTTGAGCTGGTATTGAAAAAAAACAATGTGGGCATTAATGATAGTTTTTTTGCCCTGGGCGGCGATTCTATAAAAGCCATACAGATCATTGCGCAGTTAAAGAAAATGGGCTATGGGCTGTCCATACAGGACATTCTTCTTATTCCGGTAATAGAACAGCTGGCTGGTTTTGTAAAGTTGTCTGTACGCTCAATTAACCAGGAAACAGTAACCGGCCTGGTGCCATTAAGCCCCATACAAAACGAGTTTCTAGAAAGTACTATTGAAAACAAAGCACATTACAACCAGTCGGTTTTACTGGTAAGCAAACACCGGCTTCACGAAGAAGCGCTAAAAGCTGTTTTTGATAAGATAATACAACACCATGATGCATTGAGGATGGTGTTTATACAAACGGCTGAAGGTTGGAAACAGGAAAATAAAGGCGAGGCGCCGGGATGCGCATTCAAAATAGTTGAATGGGAAAATGAAACCGAATTTGCCGCACATTGTGATCGTATGCACGCCTCCTTTGACCTGGAAAACGGGCCTTTATTTAAAATATGCCTTTTCCGTGCGGCCGACGGCGACCGTTTACTGTTGGTAGCCCATCATTTGATCATAGATGGCGTTTCATGGCGCGTTATTCTCGAAGATGTTTCCACCCTGTATGATCAATATGTGGCAGGTGAAGCATTCAGCCTTCCTGAAAAATCAAACTCATTTAAAGACTGGATGGAAAAACAGTTGGACTATGCCCATAGTAATAACTGGCAGGAAGAAGAGTCTTATTGGAACATAGCCGATGCTGTTAAATTACAACCACTGGCAAAAGACTTTTCAGAAGGCAGTAATCTTAGTAAAGATACGGTGGTATCAACCGTGCAGTTAAGCGAAGAGCAAACCGACCGCTTGTTAACAAAGTCTTACAAAGCTTATAAAACAGATATCAACGACGTGCTGCTTACTGCCCTGAGCATATCTATACATGACATGTTCAATATAGATAAAGTGGTGGTCCGGCTGGAAGGACATGGAAGAGAATACATTGGTGAAGAAATGGACATCAGCAGAACGATTGGTTGGTTCACAACCCACTATCCGGTAGTGCTCGATGTAAAAGATGGCAACACCCTCAGGCAGTTACTGGAAGTAAAAGAATATCTGCATCGTGTGCCCGGCAAAGGGATCGGTTATGGCATTCTGAAATACCTGGCCGGGAAAAAATATACCATTTCACCGGAAATCTCCTTTAACTATCTCGGTGGTTTTGGTTCAGGCGGGTCTTCCGATAAAGCCGGCAACGGTGCAGCGCCGCTATTCAAACTATCCGGCAATTATAAGGGACGCGAAATACAGGAAGACAGCGTAAGGGATATGCTGTTAAATGTTAACTGTATTGTAGTAGACGGGAAAATGCGTTTATCAATAGCATACAGCCAGCACCAGTTTAAACAGTCAACCATCGACGCCGTACTGGCTTCTTTCCGTTTGCATCTTGAAAACCTCATTGAAATTCTATCAAAAGAAGACAAAACACATTTTACCCCCGTTGACTTTACCTATAAAGGATTGAAGCTCGATCAATTGGAAGAATTAGACAAGTTATAA